Below is a genomic region from Parageobacillus toebii NBRC 107807.
GTTTTTCTGTTGGCGGCGGAACACCCGGCCGATGTGGCAGACATCGCTCCGTTTGCGGCAGAGTATGAACCGCTTGGGGAGGAAACGACCGTGTACGTGTGTGAAAATTTTGCCTGCCAACAACCGACGACGGATGTGGAATCCGTTGCCGAGCAGTTGTTTGAATGATCTTTTTGTAACCGCTAGCAGGATTCTGTTTATTCATGAAGAAATAGTACGACAAAGATTAAACAAAGGAGAGAGTGCTTATGCCAATTACAAATCCAAGTCGAGAAGAAATCCGAGAAATTTTGCAAAAAGCAAAACGCATCGCCGTTGTTGGATTATCAAACAATCCGGAACGGGAGTCATATATGGTGGCGAAAGCGATGAAAGATGCCGGCTATGAAATTATTCCCGTCAACCCTATGATCGAGGAATGGGAAGGCATTAAAGCAGTAAAGAAATTAACCGATATTGACGGGCATGTCGATATTGTCAATGTATTTCGCCGTTCCGAGCATTTACCGGAAATCGCCCGCGAATTTGTGCAAATTGACGCTGATGTATTTTGGGCGCAGCTTGGCGTCGTCAATGAAGAAGCTTATGAATTTTTAAAAGAAAAAGGATATACGGTCGTGATGGATCGCTGCATTAAAGTAGAACACGCGCTAACGAAACAACATTAAACGGAATCGACCATCTTTTTAGATGGTCATTTCCATTTTTAGAGGGAATTTTGTCGGAAACGGTAAAATAAGCGTAGACGCTGACGAATTTTATGTTACAATAAAACAGAAACAAATGTTCTTGTTTTTGTTGAAAGGGGAATGCATGTGACAAAACAATCCGTATATGAATATAACGATGATGCGATTCAAGTATTAGAAGGACTCGAAGCGGTGCGGAGGCGGCCGGGAATGTATATCGGCAGCACCGACAGCCGCGGTCTGCATCATCTTGTCTATGAAATTGTCGACAATTCCGTTGATGAAGCGTTAGCGGGGTACGGAAATTATATTCTCGTAAAAATACATAAAGATAACAGCATTACCGTACTTGACGAAGGGCGCGGCATGCCGACGGGAATGCATAAGCTTGGCAAGCCGACGCCGGAAGTGATTTTAACGGTTTTACATGCCGGCGGCAAATTCGGGCAAGGCGGGTATAAGACGAGCGGCGGCTTGCACGGAGTCGGTGCATCGGTCGTCAACGCTTTGTCGGAATGGCTTGTGGTGACGATCCATCGTGACGGTTTTATCTATCAACAACGTTTCGAACACGGAGGAAAACCGGTTACAACACTAGAAAAAATCGGGACAACCAACAAAACAGGTACAATCATTCAATTTAAGCCAGATCCGACCATTTTCAGCACGACAACGTTTAACTACGAAACGTTAAGCGAACGTTTGCGCGAATCTGCGTTTTTGTTAAAAGGGCTAAAGATCGAGCTCATCGATGAGCGGACCGGCATGCGCGATGTGTTTTATTATGAAAACGGGATTGAGGCGTTTGTTGAATATTTAAATGAAGACAAAGATGTTCTCCATCCTGTCGTTTATTTTGAAGGGGAGCAAAACGGCATTGAAGTCGAATTTGCTTTCCAATTTAACGACGGCTATTCGGAAAACGTGCTTTCGTTCGTGAACAACGTGCGCACCAAAGACGGCGGCACGCATGAAGCG
It encodes:
- a CDS encoding CoA-binding protein; translated protein: MPITNPSREEIREILQKAKRIAVVGLSNNPERESYMVAKAMKDAGYEIIPVNPMIEEWEGIKAVKKLTDIDGHVDIVNVFRRSEHLPEIAREFVQIDADVFWAQLGVVNEEAYEFLKEKGYTVVMDRCIKVEHALTKQH